A single window of Streptomyces sp. NBC_00464 DNA harbors:
- a CDS encoding LysR family transcriptional regulator, whose translation MIDARRLRILRAVADHRTVTAAAAALYLTPSAVSQQLAALEQETGHRLVERGARGARLTPAGDILLTHANAVLAQLERAEAELAAYSSGDAGTVTVAAFATGIGLVLAPALAALNSTAPGIKVRVQDAEGDASVPMVLDRQVDVAVAVEYRGAPGEDDRRLTRVPLYSEPFDAVLPVGHRLAGQDQVAVADLAKDAWIGPYPGNPCHDVVVLACEYAGFAPNLEHSSDDFHAVVALAGAGAGVALVPRSALRGMALNGVVVRPVQGSAPTRRVFAAVRRGAEAHPLIAPVLEALAGAAGGVARPGVRA comes from the coding sequence ATGATCGATGCCCGGCGGCTGCGCATCCTGCGTGCGGTGGCGGACCACCGCACGGTGACCGCCGCGGCCGCCGCGCTCTACCTGACCCCTTCCGCCGTCTCCCAGCAGCTTGCCGCGCTGGAGCAGGAGACGGGACACCGGCTGGTCGAGCGTGGCGCCCGCGGCGCCCGGCTCACCCCCGCCGGGGACATTCTGCTGACCCACGCCAACGCGGTGCTGGCCCAGCTGGAACGGGCGGAGGCGGAGCTCGCCGCGTACAGCTCGGGCGACGCCGGTACGGTCACCGTCGCCGCGTTCGCCACCGGCATCGGCCTGGTCCTCGCCCCCGCGCTGGCGGCCCTGAACAGCACTGCACCCGGCATCAAGGTCCGCGTCCAGGACGCCGAGGGCGACGCGAGCGTCCCCATGGTGCTGGACCGGCAGGTCGATGTGGCGGTTGCGGTCGAGTACCGCGGCGCACCGGGGGAGGACGACCGGCGGCTGACCCGCGTACCGCTGTACTCGGAGCCGTTCGACGCGGTGCTCCCGGTGGGGCACCGACTGGCCGGCCAGGACCAGGTGGCCGTCGCCGACCTGGCGAAGGACGCGTGGATCGGGCCCTACCCCGGCAACCCGTGCCACGACGTGGTCGTCCTGGCCTGCGAGTACGCCGGCTTCGCACCGAACCTCGAACATTCCTCGGACGACTTCCACGCGGTGGTCGCGCTGGCGGGCGCCGGCGCCGGGGTGGCCCTGGTCCCGCGTTCCGCGCTGCGCGGGATGGCGCTGAACGGCGTGGTGGTCCGCCCGGTGCAGGGCAGTGCCCCGACGCGCCGGGTGTTCGCGGCGGTACGCCGGGGCGCCGAGGCCCATCCGCTGATCGCCCCGGTGCTGGAGGCGCTGGCGGGGGCGGCGGGGGGTGTGGCACGTCCGGGCGTCCGGGCCTGA
- a CDS encoding glycine C-acetyltransferase: MFDSVRDDMRTTLEEIEAAGLHKPERVIGTPQSATVAVTAGGRPGEVLNFCANNYLGLADHPDVIAAAHEALDRWGYGMASVRFICGTQEVHKELEQRLSSFLGQEDTILYSSCFDANGGVFETVLGPEDAVISDALNHASIIDGIRLCKAKRFRYANRDMADLEKQLKEASGARRRLVVTDGVFSMDGYVAPLREICDLAERYDAMVMVDDSHAVGFVGPGGRGTPELHDVMDRVDIITGTLGKALGGASGGYVAARAEIVALLRQRSRPYLFSNSLAPVIAAASLKVIDLLESAGDLREQLNANTALFRTRMTEEGFDVLPGDHAIAPVMIGDAAKAGRMAELLLERGVYVIGFSYPVVPQGAARIRVQLSAAHSTADVNRAVDAFVDARAALGE; this comes from the coding sequence ATGTTCGACTCCGTACGCGACGACATGCGCACCACCCTCGAAGAGATCGAGGCCGCCGGGCTGCACAAGCCCGAGCGCGTCATCGGAACCCCGCAGTCCGCGACCGTGGCCGTCACCGCCGGCGGCCGCCCCGGCGAGGTGCTGAACTTCTGCGCCAACAACTACCTGGGCCTGGCCGACCACCCCGACGTGATCGCCGCCGCGCACGAGGCGCTGGACCGCTGGGGCTACGGCATGGCGTCCGTCCGCTTCATCTGCGGCACCCAGGAGGTCCACAAGGAGCTGGAGCAGCGGCTCTCCTCCTTCCTGGGCCAGGAGGACACGATCCTCTACTCCTCCTGCTTCGACGCCAACGGCGGAGTCTTCGAGACGGTCCTCGGCCCGGAGGACGCGGTCATCTCCGACGCCCTCAACCACGCCTCGATCATCGACGGCATCCGGCTGTGCAAGGCCAAGCGCTTCCGCTACGCCAACCGCGACATGGCCGACCTGGAGAAGCAGCTCAAGGAGGCGTCCGGGGCCCGTCGTCGCCTCGTCGTCACCGACGGCGTGTTCTCCATGGACGGTTACGTCGCCCCGCTGCGCGAGATCTGCGACCTCGCCGAGCGCTACGACGCCATGGTCATGGTCGACGACTCGCACGCCGTCGGCTTCGTCGGCCCCGGCGGCCGCGGTACGCCCGAGCTGCACGACGTGATGGACCGCGTCGACATCATCACCGGCACCCTCGGCAAGGCGCTCGGCGGCGCCTCCGGCGGCTATGTGGCCGCCCGCGCCGAGATCGTCGCCCTGCTGCGCCAGCGCTCGCGCCCGTACCTCTTCTCCAACTCGCTCGCCCCGGTCATCGCGGCGGCCTCGCTGAAGGTCATCGACCTCCTGGAGTCCGCCGGCGACCTGCGCGAGCAGCTCAACGCCAACACCGCGCTCTTCCGTACCCGGATGACCGAGGAAGGCTTCGACGTCCTGCCCGGCGACCACGCCATCGCCCCCGTGATGATCGGGGACGCGGCGAAGGCAGGCCGGATGGCGGAGCTTCTCCTCGAGCGCGGTGTGTACGTGATCGGGTTCTCGTACCCGGTCGTCCCGCAGGGCGCGGCCCGCATCCGCGTCCAGCTCTCCGCGGCCCACTCCACGGCGGACGTGAACCGCGCGGTGGACGCCTTCGTCGACGCACGGGCCGCACTGGGGGAGTAG
- the tdh gene encoding L-threonine 3-dehydrogenase translates to MKALVKQKAEPGLWLMDVPEPETGPSDVLIKVLRTGICGTDLHIRNYDGWAQQSIKTPLVLGHEFVGEVAAIGSDVVDIAVGDLVSGEGHLVCGKCRNCLAGRRHLCRSTLGLGVGRDGAFAEYVALPASNVWVHRVPVDLDIAAIFDPFGNAVHTALSFPLVGEDVLITGAGPIGIMAAAVAKHAGARKVMITDVSEARLELARKVGVSLALNVGEQTIADGQRELGLREGFDIGLEMSGRPEAMRDMIANMTHGGRIAMLGLPSEDFAVDWSRIVTSMITIKGIYGREMYETWYAMSVLLEGGLDLAPVITGRYGYRDFEAAFDDAASGRGGKVILDWTV, encoded by the coding sequence GTGAAGGCACTCGTGAAGCAGAAGGCCGAGCCGGGACTCTGGCTGATGGACGTGCCCGAGCCGGAGACGGGTCCCTCGGACGTGCTGATCAAGGTGCTCCGTACCGGCATCTGCGGCACCGACCTGCACATCCGCAATTACGACGGCTGGGCGCAGCAGTCCATCAAGACCCCGCTCGTCCTCGGCCACGAGTTCGTCGGCGAGGTCGCCGCGATCGGCTCCGACGTCGTCGACATCGCCGTGGGCGACCTGGTCAGCGGCGAGGGCCACCTGGTCTGCGGCAAGTGCCGCAACTGTCTGGCCGGACGCCGCCACCTCTGCCGCTCCACGCTGGGACTCGGCGTCGGACGCGACGGGGCCTTCGCCGAGTACGTCGCGCTGCCCGCGTCCAACGTGTGGGTGCACCGGGTCCCCGTCGACCTCGACATCGCCGCGATCTTCGACCCGTTCGGCAACGCCGTGCACACCGCGCTGTCGTTCCCGCTGGTCGGCGAGGACGTCCTGATCACCGGCGCCGGCCCGATCGGCATCATGGCCGCCGCCGTCGCCAAGCACGCCGGAGCCCGCAAGGTCATGATCACCGACGTCAGCGAGGCCCGCCTGGAGCTGGCCCGCAAGGTCGGCGTCAGCCTCGCCCTCAACGTCGGCGAGCAGACCATCGCGGACGGCCAGCGGGAGCTCGGACTGCGCGAGGGCTTCGACATCGGCCTGGAGATGTCCGGCCGCCCCGAGGCGATGCGCGACATGATCGCGAACATGACGCACGGCGGCCGGATCGCGATGCTCGGACTGCCGTCCGAGGACTTCGCCGTCGACTGGTCCCGGATCGTCACCTCCATGATCACGATCAAGGGCATCTACGGCCGCGAGATGTACGAGACCTGGTACGCCATGTCCGTCCTGCTGGAGGGCGGCCTCGACCTCGCCCCCGTGATCACCGGCCGGTACGGCTACCGCGACTTCGAGGCGGCCTTCGACGACGCGGCGAGCGGTCGCGGCGGCAAGGTCATCCTCGACTGGACCGTCTGA
- a CDS encoding TetR/AcrR family transcriptional regulator, which produces MTQHPTADEQRPANRGPKAAAGNRAALVSAAREIYAAQGLDAPLSGIARRAGVGQAVLYRHFPDRNAIAAAVLEENVRQIEQAAGEGTSLSGVLGVLTWHLTQSAAFISLLHADEASGHPRQHTRTFARDMHDRVERALWGCLPDGHRLGAPDVLMLAVSMVSGAVTGPTRERREVRALAAWRLLGVEVGPVRPFEGCEAS; this is translated from the coding sequence ATGACCCAGCACCCCACTGCGGACGAGCAAAGGCCCGCGAACCGGGGGCCGAAGGCCGCCGCCGGCAACCGGGCCGCGCTGGTCTCCGCAGCCCGGGAGATCTACGCGGCGCAGGGTCTGGACGCCCCGCTCTCCGGGATCGCCCGCAGGGCCGGGGTCGGGCAGGCCGTTCTGTACCGCCACTTCCCGGACCGGAACGCCATCGCGGCCGCGGTCCTGGAGGAGAACGTGCGCCAGATCGAGCAGGCGGCCGGCGAGGGTACGAGTCTCTCCGGGGTCCTGGGCGTGCTGACCTGGCACCTGACACAGTCGGCGGCCTTCATCAGCCTGCTGCACGCCGACGAGGCGAGCGGGCACCCGCGGCAGCACACCCGCACGTTCGCCCGGGACATGCACGACCGGGTCGAGCGCGCCCTGTGGGGGTGCCTGCCGGACGGTCACCGGCTGGGTGCGCCGGACGTCCTCATGCTCGCCGTCTCCATGGTCTCCGGAGCCGTCACCGGCCCGACCCGCGAGAGGCGTGAGGTCCGGGCGCTGGCAGCCTGGCGCCTGCTCGGCGTCGAGGTGGGGCCGGTGCGGCCCTTCGAGGGGTGCGAAGCCTCCTAG
- a CDS encoding SMP-30/gluconolactonase/LRE family protein, whose protein sequence is MRRLRNRSLAVLATLGALALTGCGSETYTPGGRAESSASGRTVTARELMRLTTVHEETGMTLLEGPVFGADGKLNVVDVTAPAGKPKVLRVDVRKKTVRKVFTDSRGAYTSAQFSPYDGRLYLSDFAHGEIVSLAPDGSGRRTFFTGEVDGARMQPDDIAFDPDGNLYVSDALGMSEGEARGRVVRIGRDGGDATVLAGGLSATNGISFDVDYRGLWVSELTENRISYLPVEQRPGMAGRHTAVRVDAGVAQTDSIAVDADGNLYQALHGRPAMAVYSKYGERLATVEVPARTEGLESATNVAIEPGGTTAYMTVSGPAGGYLYTFDALAKGIRQSNGG, encoded by the coding sequence ATGCGACGACTCCGGAACCGCTCACTGGCCGTGCTCGCCACCCTGGGCGCGCTGGCTCTGACCGGGTGCGGCAGCGAGACGTACACCCCCGGCGGAAGGGCGGAATCCTCTGCTTCGGGCAGGACCGTCACCGCCCGTGAGCTCATGCGGCTGACCACGGTGCACGAGGAGACCGGGATGACTCTGCTGGAGGGCCCGGTCTTCGGCGCGGACGGCAAGCTGAACGTCGTCGACGTCACCGCGCCCGCCGGGAAGCCGAAGGTACTGCGTGTGGATGTCCGGAAGAAGACGGTGCGCAAGGTGTTCACCGACAGCCGGGGGGCCTACACCTCGGCCCAGTTCAGCCCGTACGACGGGCGGCTCTACCTGTCCGACTTCGCCCACGGCGAGATCGTCTCCCTGGCCCCGGACGGCAGCGGCAGGCGCACCTTCTTCACCGGCGAGGTCGACGGCGCCCGGATGCAGCCCGACGACATCGCCTTCGACCCGGACGGCAATCTGTACGTCAGCGACGCCCTCGGCATGTCCGAGGGTGAGGCGCGCGGGCGCGTGGTGCGCATCGGCCGTGACGGCGGCGACGCCACCGTCCTGGCCGGCGGGCTCTCCGCGACGAACGGCATCTCGTTCGACGTGGACTACCGCGGGCTGTGGGTCAGCGAACTGACGGAGAACCGGATCTCCTACCTTCCCGTCGAGCAGCGACCCGGAATGGCGGGCCGGCACACGGCGGTCCGCGTCGACGCAGGCGTCGCCCAGACCGACTCGATCGCGGTGGACGCCGACGGCAACCTGTACCAGGCACTGCACGGCCGACCCGCGATGGCCGTGTACAGCAAGTACGGCGAGCGCCTCGCGACGGTGGAGGTCCCGGCCCGCACCGAAGGGCTGGAGTCGGCGACCAACGTGGCGATCGAGCCCGGCGGTACCACGGCGTACATGACCGTCAGCGGACCCGCCGGCGGCTACCTGTACACCTTCGACGCGCTCGCCAAGGGCATCCGCCAGTCCAACGGCGGCTGA
- a CDS encoding flavin-containing monooxygenase produces the protein MTSPQTPSPDELSALRGRYRRERERRVRPDGPRQYRAAEAEFGFYAADPYVAEQGEREPLCDTVDVAVIGGGFGGILAGARLRQRGVERVRLVDKGGDFGGTWYWNRYPGIHCDIESHVYLPMLDETGYVPRWKYSPGEEIRRHAVRIAQKYDLYSDALFSTTVTALNWEESSRTWIVTTDRGDTFRATYVVTATGTLSDPKLPGIPGIESFAGHTFHTSRWDYAYTGGSPEGGLTGLAGKRVGVVGTGATGVQVIPMLAEDAGHVHVFQRTPSTVDVRANRRTTAADVGADREGWAGARRENFLRIVSGEAFGEDLVADGWTSSAGLLEKLLPSFRRPDDREDFEAAYEAADAAKMNEVRTRVERTVADPATSEALKPWYRYACKRPTFSDLYYPAFNRSNVTLVDTADTHGIERVTEDGVVVNGTAYALDCLIFATGFSVGVSGVLSGKLPVHGRGGTQLLHAWGQHGIRSLHGFTCNGFPNLIQMGSLQNASSVNYTHILDEQAVHAAALVSAAEDGGALLEPSREAEDAWLATITQGAPDHEWFHAECTPGYYNREGRGRPNGPHAYPHGAAAFHELLRRWREESMDEALTP, from the coding sequence ATGACGTCGCCTCAGACCCCGAGCCCCGATGAGCTCTCCGCGCTGCGCGGGCGCTACCGCCGCGAACGTGAGCGGCGGGTACGGCCCGACGGCCCCCGCCAATATCGCGCCGCAGAAGCCGAGTTCGGCTTCTACGCCGCCGACCCGTACGTGGCGGAGCAGGGCGAGCGCGAGCCGCTGTGCGACACCGTCGACGTCGCCGTCATCGGCGGCGGGTTCGGCGGGATCCTCGCCGGAGCACGTCTACGTCAGCGGGGCGTGGAACGCGTCCGCCTCGTCGACAAGGGCGGCGATTTCGGCGGCACCTGGTACTGGAACCGGTACCCGGGCATCCACTGCGACATCGAGTCCCACGTATACCTGCCGATGCTCGACGAGACCGGGTACGTACCGCGGTGGAAGTACTCCCCGGGAGAGGAGATCCGGCGTCACGCGGTACGGATCGCGCAGAAGTACGACCTCTACTCGGACGCCCTCTTCTCGACCACCGTCACCGCCCTGAACTGGGAGGAGAGCTCCCGTACATGGATCGTGACGACTGACCGCGGCGACACGTTCCGGGCGACGTACGTCGTCACCGCCACCGGCACCCTGTCCGATCCGAAGCTGCCGGGGATACCCGGAATCGAGAGCTTCGCGGGGCACACGTTCCACACCTCCCGGTGGGACTACGCCTACACCGGCGGCTCCCCCGAGGGCGGCCTGACGGGGCTGGCGGGCAAGCGGGTGGGGGTCGTCGGCACCGGCGCCACCGGCGTGCAGGTCATTCCGATGCTGGCCGAGGACGCGGGGCACGTCCACGTCTTCCAGCGCACCCCCTCCACGGTGGACGTGCGCGCCAACCGTCGCACCACGGCCGCCGACGTCGGCGCGGACCGCGAGGGCTGGGCCGGTGCGCGGCGCGAGAACTTCCTGCGCATCGTCTCGGGCGAGGCGTTCGGCGAGGATCTCGTGGCGGACGGCTGGACGTCGTCGGCCGGTCTGCTGGAGAAGCTGTTGCCGAGCTTCCGACGCCCCGATGACCGGGAGGACTTCGAAGCCGCCTACGAGGCCGCCGACGCCGCCAAGATGAACGAGGTACGGACCCGTGTCGAGCGGACCGTCGCGGACCCGGCGACGTCCGAGGCGCTCAAGCCCTGGTACCGGTACGCCTGCAAGCGCCCCACCTTCTCCGACCTGTACTACCCGGCGTTCAACCGGAGCAACGTGACCCTGGTCGACACCGCGGACACCCACGGCATCGAACGTGTCACCGAGGACGGCGTGGTGGTGAACGGCACCGCGTACGCACTCGACTGCCTGATCTTCGCCACCGGGTTCTCCGTCGGCGTCTCCGGCGTCCTCTCCGGAAAGCTGCCCGTCCACGGCCGGGGAGGCACCCAACTGCTCCACGCCTGGGGGCAGCACGGTATCCGGAGCCTCCACGGCTTCACCTGCAACGGCTTCCCGAATCTGATCCAGATGGGTTCGCTGCAGAACGCGAGCAGTGTCAACTACACGCACATCCTCGACGAGCAGGCCGTGCACGCGGCCGCCCTCGTCTCGGCCGCCGAGGACGGGGGCGCGCTCCTCGAACCCTCCCGCGAGGCCGAGGACGCCTGGCTCGCCACGATCACACAGGGCGCCCCGGATCACGAGTGGTTCCACGCCGAGTGCACTCCCGGCTACTACAACCGTGAAGGGCGCGGCCGCCCCAATGGCCCGCACGCCTATCCACACGGTGCCGCCGCCTTCCACGAGCTCCTGCGCCGCTGGCGGGAGGAGTCCATGGACGAGGCGCTCACCCCGTAG
- a CDS encoding alpha/beta fold hydrolase yields the protein MAELELSAGIVEYEDTGGDGPVVVLLHGVAMDGSLWRHVVADLRDGHRCIVPTLPLGGHRRPMKPDADLSVLGVARLVAEFLEALDLSDVTLVMNDWGGAQALVADGRDQRIGKLVITSCEAFDNFPPGLPGNNLYASAKMPGGLNVAFTLLKLKPMRRLPMTWGRMSKRPVPDAVMDAWFRPLWSSKEIRRDLRKYVLGVPPKAELLRWAEALRTFDRPALVAWAAEDKVMPPEHGRRLAGMLPRGELVEIADSYTLIPEDRPEELARHMREFLRKG from the coding sequence ATGGCTGAGTTGGAGCTCTCCGCAGGAATCGTCGAGTACGAGGACACCGGCGGCGACGGGCCCGTCGTGGTCCTGCTCCACGGTGTGGCGATGGACGGCTCGCTGTGGCGGCACGTCGTCGCGGATCTGCGGGACGGCCATCGGTGCATCGTGCCGACGCTGCCGCTCGGCGGCCACCGGCGGCCGATGAAGCCCGACGCCGACCTTTCGGTCCTCGGCGTGGCACGGCTGGTCGCGGAGTTCCTCGAAGCGCTCGACCTCAGCGACGTCACCCTGGTCATGAACGACTGGGGCGGCGCCCAGGCCCTGGTCGCGGACGGCCGGGACCAGCGGATCGGCAAGCTGGTCATCACCTCCTGCGAGGCCTTCGACAACTTCCCGCCCGGCCTGCCCGGCAACAACCTGTACGCCTCCGCCAAGATGCCCGGCGGCCTGAACGTGGCCTTCACGCTGCTGAAGCTCAAGCCGATGCGGCGGCTGCCGATGACCTGGGGCCGGATGAGCAAGCGGCCGGTACCGGACGCGGTGATGGACGCCTGGTTCCGGCCGCTGTGGAGCTCCAAGGAGATCCGCCGCGACCTGCGCAAGTACGTTCTGGGTGTGCCGCCGAAGGCCGAACTCCTGCGCTGGGCGGAGGCCCTGCGCACCTTCGACCGGCCGGCGCTCGTCGCCTGGGCCGCGGAGGACAAGGTCATGCCGCCGGAACACGGACGCCGACTGGCCGGCATGCTGCCCAGGGGCGAGCTGGTGGAGATCGCGGACAGCTACACCCTGATCCCGGAGGACCGGCCGGAGGAACTCGCCCGGCACATGCGGGAGTTCCTCCGGAAGGGGTGA
- a CDS encoding RICIN domain-containing protein — MPGRRTMLLSALSLPLASLLATAPTAAAQAAAPAASQSFYVDCGATAAGDGTQATPWNALAPVNAHTFQPGDSILLKRGSTCTGQTLSPKGSGATGAPIVVDAYGTGAKPALVGAGQVTDVVQLADQQYWEIRNLDISNKGAAAATRRGVHITRTDSGTGTYYRLTGLDIHDVNGNQTKKDDDASAGIFFEVLGNTKPTKFDDVVLTGNTVRAVDRYGIHFWTRWMQRPQLANANCGTTCGAWTPQTRVVIRGNTVTDIGGDAIVPHHTEGALVEYNKVDGFREREPAHCAAGIWGWNTQDTLYQFNEVSGGKSTCDGQGLDLDEGNIRTIYQYNYSHDNEGGFILLCNGGGSTTADNIVRYNISQNDGGQLFDMVCAKTTNTQIYNNTFYLSKPVEIISNSNGSTSANATFTNNIFHVATDGASYVNAAGLGYDSNVFYGTHPAGEPADAHKVTTDPKLTAPGTATSRTDADGYRLQAGSSALANGAVVANAGVRDYFGGPVAAGCVPDRGAHQSSTTCIKPTGPTAGINRISAGTQAIDVPAHSTAQGTQLVGWLWNGGDNQKWNVTANGDGTYTLKNVRSGLCAEVYQNSKAAGAAIDQWACSGDANQRWTATPATGGYTLTSKSSGLLLTAGGTTDGALLTQQAASAAAVQTWAFTKLS; from the coding sequence ATGCCCGGAAGACGAACCATGCTCCTCTCTGCGCTTTCACTACCGCTGGCATCTCTTCTGGCCACGGCCCCCACCGCAGCAGCACAGGCCGCCGCACCGGCCGCCTCGCAGTCCTTCTACGTCGACTGCGGCGCCACCGCCGCGGGCGACGGAACCCAGGCCACACCCTGGAACGCACTGGCACCGGTGAACGCCCACACGTTCCAGCCGGGTGACTCGATCCTCCTCAAGCGCGGCTCGACCTGTACCGGCCAGACGCTCTCCCCCAAGGGCTCGGGCGCGACCGGAGCGCCGATCGTGGTCGACGCCTACGGCACGGGTGCCAAGCCCGCACTGGTCGGCGCGGGACAGGTCACCGACGTCGTACAACTCGCGGACCAGCAGTACTGGGAGATCCGCAACCTGGACATCTCCAACAAGGGCGCGGCCGCGGCGACCCGGCGCGGTGTCCACATCACCAGGACCGACTCGGGCACCGGAACCTACTACCGGCTCACGGGTCTCGACATCCACGACGTCAACGGGAACCAGACCAAGAAGGACGACGACGCCAGCGCCGGAATCTTCTTCGAGGTCCTGGGGAACACGAAGCCGACGAAGTTCGACGACGTCGTCCTCACAGGCAACACGGTGCGGGCCGTGGACCGTTACGGCATCCACTTCTGGACCCGGTGGATGCAGCGCCCCCAGCTCGCCAACGCCAACTGCGGTACGACCTGCGGGGCATGGACCCCGCAGACGCGGGTCGTCATCCGCGGGAACACCGTCACCGACATCGGCGGCGACGCGATCGTCCCGCATCACACCGAGGGCGCGCTCGTCGAGTACAACAAGGTCGACGGCTTCCGCGAGCGCGAGCCCGCGCACTGCGCGGCCGGCATCTGGGGGTGGAACACCCAGGACACGCTGTACCAGTTCAACGAGGTGAGCGGCGGCAAGAGCACCTGCGACGGGCAGGGACTCGACCTCGACGAGGGCAACATCCGCACCATCTACCAGTACAACTACAGCCACGACAACGAGGGTGGCTTCATCCTCCTGTGCAACGGCGGCGGATCGACGACCGCCGACAACATCGTCCGGTACAACATCAGCCAGAACGACGGCGGCCAGCTCTTCGACATGGTCTGCGCCAAGACGACGAACACGCAGATCTACAACAACACCTTCTACCTCTCGAAGCCGGTCGAGATCATCAGCAACTCGAACGGTTCGACGTCGGCGAACGCCACGTTCACCAACAACATCTTCCACGTGGCGACGGACGGGGCGAGCTACGTCAACGCCGCGGGCCTCGGCTACGACTCGAACGTCTTCTACGGCACCCACCCGGCCGGTGAGCCGGCCGACGCCCACAAGGTGACGACCGACCCGAAGCTGACGGCCCCCGGCACCGCCACCTCGCGCACGGACGCCGACGGCTACCGCCTCCAGGCGGGTTCCTCCGCCCTCGCCAACGGTGCGGTGGTGGCGAACGCGGGCGTACGTGACTACTTCGGCGGCCCGGTCGCGGCCGGCTGCGTACCCGACCGCGGCGCGCACCAGTCGTCCACCACCTGCATCAAGCCGACGGGACCGACGGCCGGGATCAACCGGATCTCCGCGGGAACCCAGGCGATCGACGTACCGGCACACTCCACGGCCCAGGGCACCCAGCTGGTCGGCTGGCTCTGGAACGGCGGCGACAACCAGAAGTGGAACGTCACGGCCAACGGCGACGGCACGTACACGCTGAAGAACGTGCGGAGCGGCCTGTGCGCCGAGGTCTACCAGAACTCCAAGGCGGCGGGGGCCGCCATCGACCAGTGGGCGTGCAGCGGTGACGCGAACCAGCGCTGGACCGCCACCCCCGCGACCGGCGGCTACACGCTGACGAGCAAGTCCAGCGGACTGCTGCTCACCGCGGGCGGCACCACGGACGGGGCGCTGCTCACCCAGCAGGCGGCCTCCGCCGCCGCGGTCCAGACGTGGGCCTTCACCAAGCTGTCCTGA
- a CDS encoding MarR family winged helix-turn-helix transcriptional regulator, whose protein sequence is MDMPVERIEFETMLLGRHMSLLTSRGGGRLDRSAYILLSRIRVEGPMSIGQLRDAFGLDTSTLNRQTAAMLRVGVVERIADPDGGIARKFVITAEGEHRLDKDRAENREGLQRVLAEWTPEEAAQLADGLARLNRDIERLDGRPWPRG, encoded by the coding sequence GTGGACATGCCTGTGGAACGGATCGAGTTCGAGACGATGCTGCTCGGCCGGCATATGAGTCTGCTGACCTCGCGGGGCGGCGGGCGGCTCGACCGGAGCGCCTACATCCTCCTCAGCCGCATCCGGGTCGAGGGTCCGATGTCCATCGGCCAGCTTCGGGACGCCTTCGGTCTGGACACCTCCACGCTGAACCGGCAGACCGCCGCGATGCTGCGGGTCGGTGTCGTCGAGCGTATCGCCGACCCGGACGGCGGGATCGCCCGGAAGTTCGTCATCACGGCCGAGGGTGAGCACCGGCTGGACAAGGACCGGGCCGAGAACCGGGAGGGTCTGCAGCGCGTGCTGGCCGAGTGGACCCCGGAGGAGGCCGCGCAGCTCGCGGACGGGCTCGCCCGCCTCAATCGCGACATCGAGCGTCTCGACGGGCGGCCCTGGCCGCGGGGCTGA
- a CDS encoding L-threonylcarbamoyladenylate synthase — protein MAKYFDVHPENPQRRTITSVAESIRSGSLVAYPTDSCYALGCQLGSRDGISRIRTIRNLDDRHHFTLMCQNFAQLGQFVQIDNDVFRAIKAATPGQYTFILPATKEVPRQLLHPKKKTVGVRIPDHAVVQALLEELGEPLLSSTLLLPDEEEPMTQGWEIKERLDHEVDVVVDSGDCGTEPTTVIDFSSGELEIVRRGAGDPSRFE, from the coding sequence ATGGCGAAGTATTTCGACGTACATCCCGAAAATCCCCAGCGACGCACCATCACGAGCGTGGCCGAAAGCATCCGCTCCGGGTCACTCGTCGCGTATCCGACGGACTCCTGCTACGCACTCGGGTGTCAGCTCGGCAGCCGTGACGGCATCTCCCGCATCCGCACGATCCGCAATCTCGACGACCGTCATCACTTCACGCTCATGTGCCAGAACTTCGCCCAGCTCGGGCAGTTCGTACAGATCGACAACGACGTGTTCCGCGCCATCAAGGCCGCGACCCCCGGCCAGTACACCTTCATCCTTCCGGCGACGAAGGAGGTGCCGCGCCAGTTGCTGCACCCGAAGAAGAAGACCGTCGGTGTCCGCATCCCCGACCACGCTGTCGTCCAGGCCCTGTTGGAGGAGCTCGGCGAGCCGCTGCTCTCCAGCACCCTGCTCCTGCCCGACGAGGAGGAGCCGATGACCCAGGGCTGGGAGATCAAGGAACGCCTCGACCACGAGGTGGACGTCGTCGTCGACTCCGGCGACTGCGGCACGGAGCCGACCACCGTCATCGACTTCTCCAGCGGCGAGCTGGAGATCGTACGACGCGGAGCCGGCGACCCCTCCCGCTTCGAGTAA